In Paenibacillus sonchi, a single genomic region encodes these proteins:
- a CDS encoding Fur family transcriptional regulator, with product MNPIANISQQFAAHHYKLTPQREAIVRVLLDNEKDHLSVEEVYMLVKNSYPHLGLATVYRTLELLCELHIVEKMNFGDGVARYDLRGDDHAHMHHHLICNVCGRLEEIKDDWLLELELRLEREYGFNVTDHRLDFKGTYNSCKRSGCKGEKSCQAVS from the coding sequence GTGAACCCGATTGCTAATATCAGTCAGCAGTTTGCTGCGCATCATTATAAATTAACGCCACAGCGCGAGGCTATCGTCAGAGTTCTGCTGGATAATGAGAAGGATCATTTGAGCGTGGAAGAGGTCTACATGCTGGTGAAGAACAGCTATCCGCATCTTGGACTTGCAACAGTATACCGTACCCTGGAATTGCTGTGTGAGCTTCATATTGTAGAGAAGATGAATTTTGGGGATGGCGTGGCCCGCTATGATCTGCGGGGGGATGATCATGCCCATATGCACCATCACCTGATTTGCAATGTGTGCGGCAGGCTGGAGGAAATCAAGGACGATTGGCTCCTTGAGCTGGAGCTGCGCCTGGAACGGGAATACGGCTTTAACGTTACCGATCACCGGCTGGATTTCAAAGGCACCTACAATTCATGCAAACGAAGCGGCTGCAAAGGGGAGAAGTCATGTCAGGCTGTCTCTTAA
- a CDS encoding S-layer homology domain-containing protein — MNFKKSAFAAVTSVSLLTFSLAGPIFAADSSFKDINNVTGKDKINSLKEQGLIKGISDTQFLPGSKVTTAQGVQFIAGGLQLSLAAIDFNKAPLASSTFSKVKDNAWYAEAFVNAHYNGIEIAADIDPSKPMTKELFTNLLVQGIEKVGNLPMINIVPADIADADALEPSFQGSIQRSLKYNINTLDANGKFNPKKQITRAEAAVMLYNALDYLKSKTNTAPQS; from the coding sequence ATGAACTTCAAAAAAAGCGCTTTTGCAGCGGTGACCAGCGTATCGCTTCTTACTTTTTCACTTGCCGGACCCATCTTTGCCGCAGACAGCAGCTTTAAGGATATCAACAACGTAACCGGCAAAGACAAAATTAATTCCCTGAAGGAGCAAGGATTGATCAAAGGCATCTCCGACACCCAGTTCCTGCCCGGCTCCAAAGTAACAACGGCTCAAGGAGTCCAGTTTATCGCTGGAGGTCTTCAACTGAGCCTGGCGGCTATCGACTTCAACAAGGCTCCACTCGCCAGCAGCACCTTCAGCAAGGTAAAAGACAATGCCTGGTACGCGGAAGCTTTCGTCAACGCACATTACAACGGGATCGAAATCGCTGCGGATATTGATCCCTCGAAGCCAATGACCAAGGAATTATTCACCAATCTGCTGGTCCAGGGCATAGAAAAGGTTGGCAATCTGCCGATGATCAATATTGTCCCTGCAGATATCGCCGACGCTGACGCCTTGGAGCCTTCTTTTCAGGGCAGCATTCAGCGCTCGCTGAAATACAACATCAACACACTGGATGCAAACGGCAAATTCAATCCGAAAAAACAAATCACCCGCGCCGAAGCAGCCGTTATGCTCTACAACGCACTGGATTACCTGAAATCCAAAACAAATACCGCGCCACAGAGCTAG
- a CDS encoding TIGR00266 family protein produces MKYDVLYEGAFAMLKVHLNPGESVKAEMGAMVAMSPGVELRGTVDGGLMRGLGRMLSGEKFFFQELTATRGQSEVLLSPGAIGDIQAIELDGSYKLYVQKDGFLAGTHGIQVNTKMQNLARGLFSGEGFFIIEISGSGTVFLSSFGAIHAINLGPGEEMIIDNGHLVAWPGYMDYKVEKAASGWLNSLTSGEALVCRFRGEGVVLVQSRNPGSFGTWIKSFVPSRP; encoded by the coding sequence ATGAAATACGACGTATTATATGAAGGTGCTTTTGCCATGCTAAAGGTCCATTTGAATCCGGGTGAAAGTGTCAAAGCAGAGATGGGGGCTATGGTCGCCATGTCGCCGGGCGTGGAGCTCAGGGGAACCGTTGACGGCGGCCTGATGCGGGGGCTGGGCAGAATGCTCAGCGGCGAGAAATTTTTCTTCCAGGAGCTGACGGCAACGCGGGGACAAAGTGAAGTGCTGCTCTCTCCCGGCGCCATCGGTGATATTCAGGCCATCGAGCTCGACGGATCGTACAAGCTGTATGTGCAGAAGGACGGCTTCCTCGCCGGAACGCATGGCATTCAGGTCAATACGAAGATGCAAAATCTGGCGCGCGGACTGTTCTCCGGGGAAGGATTTTTCATTATTGAAATCAGCGGCAGCGGCACCGTGTTCCTCTCATCGTTCGGGGCCATTCATGCAATCAATCTCGGACCGGGCGAAGAAATGATCATCGATAACGGGCATCTGGTGGCTTGGCCGGGTTATATGGATTACAAGGTGGAAAAAGCCGCCTCCGGCTGGCTCAACAGCTTAACGAGTGGTGAAGCGCTGGTCTGCCGGTTCCGGGGCGAGGGCGTAGTACTGGTGCAGTCCCGCAATCCGGGCAGTTTTGGAACATGGATCAAATCTTTTGTGCCCTCCAGACCTTAG
- a CDS encoding AraC family transcriptional regulator: MTQTAPCHVLSAGFSVHRKPFHMTGGDSVYYYLLRLQTEGRSRTMVNGVLTTVESGDLMLFAPSDPYYLSIDKESYPVGKPRIESGDYHIFCGGPWIEEWWTRKQRPLVLPMPLSDYFLGLFRQIVLEQRRLSNPSPEISACYLQILCLEIDRLMSEQPAVSPKGYLAYRMKQYVEEHAAYPFRLEDVAGHVDISVSRAVHLFKEAFGTTIVKYVNDVRLDMARERITFSPMPLEHVSETCGFANYTYFHRLFRSRFGMSPKQYRAYSRQAETASLP; the protein is encoded by the coding sequence ATGACACAAACTGCACCCTGCCATGTACTATCCGCCGGATTCTCTGTCCACCGCAAGCCATTTCATATGACGGGCGGTGACAGTGTCTATTATTATCTTCTGCGCCTGCAGACCGAAGGCCGCAGCCGGACAATGGTCAACGGCGTTCTGACCACCGTGGAGAGCGGCGACCTGATGCTGTTCGCTCCGAGCGACCCTTATTACCTAAGCATCGACAAAGAGAGCTATCCCGTAGGCAAGCCGCGGATTGAAAGCGGTGATTATCATATCTTTTGCGGAGGACCCTGGATTGAGGAATGGTGGACCCGCAAGCAGCGGCCGCTGGTGCTTCCAATGCCGCTCAGCGACTATTTTCTTGGCCTCTTCCGGCAAATCGTGCTGGAGCAGCGCCGCCTGTCCAACCCCTCGCCGGAAATTTCAGCCTGTTATCTGCAGATATTATGCCTGGAAATTGACCGGCTGATGTCTGAACAGCCTGCAGTGTCGCCCAAAGGCTATCTGGCTTACCGTATGAAGCAATATGTAGAGGAGCATGCCGCGTATCCGTTCCGTCTTGAGGATGTGGCTGGGCATGTGGATATCAGCGTCTCCCGGGCGGTTCATCTGTTCAAGGAGGCTTTTGGGACAACCATTGTCAAGTATGTCAACGACGTCAGGCTGGATATGGCGCGGGAACGGATTACCTTCAGCCCGATGCCGCTGGAGCATGTCTCCGAGACCTGCGGCTTCGCCAACTACACTTATTTTCACCGTTTGTTCCGGAGCCGGTTCGGGATGTCTCCCAAGCAGTACCGCGCATACAGCCGGCAAGCAGAAACGGCCTCGCTGCCGTAA
- a CDS encoding amino acid ABC transporter ATP-binding protein, translating into MIEIRDLHKSFGPLQVLKGVDLTVEHGKVLVIIGPSGSGKTTLLRCFNLLEQPDRGSLTLGDMKLEFTAGGKIPQRSVLALRQRTGMVFQSYNLFPHMTALGNVMEGQVTVQKRTKEEARKRAIELLTKVGLADKADAYPHQLSGGQQQRVAIARAMAVEPEVLLFDEPTSALDPELVGEVLKVIKQLAAEGMTMVIVTHEMKFAADVADQVILMDGGVILEQGRPEQVLEHTTHPRALQFLNRLSGEEI; encoded by the coding sequence ATGATTGAAATTCGTGACTTGCATAAATCCTTTGGTCCCCTCCAGGTGCTGAAGGGTGTCGATCTTACAGTGGAGCACGGCAAGGTACTGGTTATAATCGGTCCTTCAGGCTCCGGTAAAACAACCCTGCTGCGCTGCTTTAATCTTCTGGAACAGCCGGACAGGGGGAGCCTGACCCTGGGCGATATGAAGCTGGAATTCACAGCGGGAGGCAAAATCCCGCAGCGTTCCGTGCTGGCCCTGCGCCAGCGGACCGGGATGGTCTTCCAGTCGTACAACCTGTTTCCGCATATGACCGCTTTGGGCAACGTGATGGAGGGCCAGGTTACCGTCCAAAAACGCACGAAGGAGGAGGCGCGCAAGCGGGCCATCGAGCTGCTGACGAAGGTTGGCCTTGCGGACAAGGCGGATGCCTATCCGCATCAATTATCCGGCGGCCAGCAGCAGCGCGTAGCCATAGCGCGGGCGATGGCCGTGGAGCCGGAGGTGCTGCTGTTCGACGAGCCCACCTCGGCGCTTGATCCGGAGCTGGTAGGCGAGGTGCTCAAGGTAATCAAGCAGCTTGCGGCTGAAGGCATGACGATGGTCATCGTCACCCATGAGATGAAATTCGCTGCGGATGTGGCGGATCAGGTCATTTTGATGGATGGCGGTGTAATTCTGGAGCAGGGCAGACCGGAGCAGGTGCTGGAGCATACAACCCATCCGCGCGCGCTGCAGTTCCTGAACCGCCTTAGCGGTGAGGAAATATAA